A window from Candidatus Binatus sp. encodes these proteins:
- a CDS encoding carboxylesterase/lipase family protein, with the protein MKNTEQANERLERCGFTAELVFGLAALCAFTLGPAAIASAKTASYQEPFAITRSGVVLGATVDGVDEFLGIPYAKPPAGSLRWLPPKAFGKFTGGTFDATQFGSECTQPGPTGSEDCLFLNVYTPAGSEPRNAVEQAGGETAAVSKKSSALPVMVWIHGGGLTTGGGDLYDPTPLVNQAVIVVTINYRLGVLGFLAQSGLDAEHHESGNYGLMDQQFALKWVRENIKAFGGDPKAVTIFGESAGGQSIYCNLASPTAKHLFRGAIAESGSYTEFQDYFTAIMPIKTAETTNGFAPSGDSVAISVGCSSQTAACLRAVPAATLVAAEAGVLYPFVDGKVLAQTPTAAFTSGKFNKVPVIAGTNHDEYRYFVAGEYDLAGNPILTYSEYAAAVAALWTTELESYVLGLYPYASYPSGDLALAASGTDGVFSCPARNADRLLSKFVTTYAYEFNDEHAPPGTVAGVTFPLGAFHAAEIQYLMLVTGAVFPFTTDQQALSDAMIGYWTQFAKTLNPNSGGEPTWPNYSAATDEFQSLVPPTPMVESDFNAFHQCDSFWNGF; encoded by the coding sequence ATGAAGAACACCGAGCAGGCGAACGAGCGGCTCGAACGCTGTGGGTTTACTGCTGAACTTGTTTTCGGATTGGCCGCTCTCTGCGCATTCACGCTGGGCCCGGCAGCGATCGCGTCGGCCAAGACGGCGTCATACCAGGAACCATTTGCTATTACTCGAAGCGGAGTGGTGCTTGGCGCAACGGTTGATGGCGTCGACGAATTTCTCGGCATCCCGTACGCCAAGCCTCCCGCGGGGTCTCTGCGCTGGCTGCCGCCCAAGGCTTTCGGGAAATTTACGGGAGGAACTTTCGACGCGACTCAATTCGGTAGTGAGTGCACGCAGCCTGGACCGACCGGCAGCGAGGACTGCCTGTTCCTGAATGTTTACACGCCGGCCGGCTCCGAACCCCGCAACGCGGTGGAACAAGCCGGCGGCGAGACGGCCGCCGTAAGCAAGAAATCAAGCGCACTGCCCGTGATGGTTTGGATTCATGGGGGAGGACTTACGACCGGCGGCGGCGACCTTTACGACCCGACGCCGCTCGTGAACCAAGCAGTGATCGTGGTCACGATCAACTACCGCCTGGGTGTGTTGGGATTCCTTGCCCAGTCCGGGCTGGACGCCGAACACCATGAAAGTGGCAACTATGGGTTGATGGATCAGCAATTCGCGCTCAAGTGGGTTCGGGAGAACATCAAGGCCTTTGGCGGCGACCCGAAAGCAGTAACCATATTCGGCGAGTCGGCGGGCGGGCAGAGCATTTATTGCAATCTTGCGTCTCCGACCGCGAAACATCTCTTCCGCGGCGCGATAGCTGAGAGCGGATCGTATACAGAATTCCAGGACTACTTTACTGCTATCATGCCGATAAAGACTGCAGAGACAACCAATGGCTTTGCTCCGTCAGGCGACTCCGTCGCGATAAGTGTCGGATGCTCCAGCCAGACGGCTGCTTGCCTGCGGGCAGTGCCGGCCGCCACGTTGGTCGCAGCAGAGGCAGGCGTATTGTATCCCTTCGTGGATGGAAAAGTGCTTGCTCAGACGCCGACGGCGGCGTTCACCAGCGGCAAGTTCAATAAAGTGCCGGTGATTGCGGGCACCAATCATGATGAATACAGGTACTTCGTCGCTGGTGAGTACGACTTAGCGGGGAATCCTATACTGACCTACAGCGAATACGCGGCTGCGGTCGCTGCGCTGTGGACAACGGAATTGGAATCGTACGTATTGGGACTCTATCCCTATGCCAGTTACCCTAGCGGCGATCTGGCATTGGCCGCCTCGGGTACCGATGGAGTCTTCAGCTGTCCAGCGCGCAATGCGGATCGGCTATTGTCGAAATTCGTGACGACCTATGCATACGAGTTCAATGACGAGCACGCGCCTCCGGGTACTGTAGCGGGGGTAACCTTTCCGCTGGGTGCCTTTCACGCTGCTGAGATTCAATACCTAATGCTTGTAACAGGGGCGGTTTTCCCGTTTACGACCGACCAGCAGGCGCTCTCCGACGCGATGATCGGCTACTGGACCCAGTTCGCGAAGACACTAAACCCAAACTCGGGTGGTGAGCCAACGTGGCCGAATTACAGCGCGGCAACCGATGAGTTCCAATCGTTGGTCCCGCCGACGCCGATGGTCGAGTCAGATTTTAACGCCTTTCACCAGTGTGATTCGTTCTGGAACGGTTTCTGA
- a CDS encoding glutathione S-transferase family protein: MKLYNMNLSNFATKCRLVIYEKGLKIEMAPIPGGDLHSAEYAKVNPLGKTPALDADGLLIPESEVINEYLEDKYPTPPLLPKSPEGRAKVRILTRFHDLYLEPPLRALFDQMNPKTRDEKLVGEKVTDFKNRLDQLEKMLAEGGFACGADFTLADCALAPTMFFVTNLMPVFGVIPLDGHPKLAAWWTRVQSRPSVKKGLAEMAEALAAMQRGSR; this comes from the coding sequence ATGAAGCTCTACAACATGAATCTCTCCAACTTCGCCACCAAGTGCCGGCTCGTCATCTACGAAAAGGGACTCAAGATCGAGATGGCGCCGATCCCCGGCGGCGATCTCCACTCCGCGGAATACGCGAAGGTCAATCCGCTCGGTAAAACCCCGGCGCTCGACGCCGACGGCCTGCTCATCCCCGAGTCCGAGGTTATCAACGAGTATCTCGAGGACAAGTACCCGACTCCGCCGCTGCTTCCCAAGAGCCCCGAGGGCCGCGCCAAAGTGCGAATCCTGACCCGATTCCACGACCTCTACCTCGAACCTCCCCTGCGCGCGCTGTTTGACCAGATGAATCCGAAAACTCGCGACGAAAAGCTCGTCGGCGAGAAGGTGACCGACTTCAAGAACCGCCTCGACCAGCTCGAAAAGATGCTCGCCGAGGGCGGCTTCGCCTGCGGCGCCGACTTCACGCTCGCCGATTGTGCGCTCGCGCCCACGATGTTTTTCGTGACCAACCTGATGCCTGTCTTCGGCGTCATACCGCTGGACGGACATCCGAAACTCGCGGCATGGTGGACCCGCGTCCAGTCCCGCCCGTCGGTAAAGAAGGGCCTCGCCGAGATGGCCGAAGCGCTGGCTGCGATGCAGCGCGGCAGCCGCTAG
- a CDS encoding alpha/beta fold hydrolase has protein sequence MAYLDRDGVRIYYEQRGAGPAVLLSHGYSASARMWQGQMDALSDRYHLIAWDMRGHDRSDSPDDPALYSHEATIADMAAVLDACGASRAVIAGLSLGGFMSLAFHLARPARTTALMLFDTGPGYKKDDGREGWNRLAESMAVAYEKKGLAAAGASAEVSVARHRSAQGLAHAARGMLAQKDARVIESLPAITLPTLVLVGENDKQFRPSADYMSAKIPGAEKVILEQAGHAANIDRPAAFNAAVRAFLDRVTA, from the coding sequence ATGGCTTATCTCGATCGCGATGGCGTGCGCATCTACTACGAACAACGCGGCGCCGGGCCCGCCGTTCTGCTCTCGCACGGCTACAGCGCCAGCGCGCGCATGTGGCAGGGCCAGATGGATGCGCTGTCGGACCGCTACCACCTGATCGCCTGGGATATGCGCGGCCACGACCGCTCCGATTCGCCCGACGATCCGGCGCTCTATTCGCACGAAGCCACCATCGCCGATATGGCCGCGGTGCTCGACGCTTGCGGCGCGAGTCGCGCCGTCATCGCCGGCTTGTCGCTGGGCGGCTTCATGTCGCTGGCGTTTCATCTGGCCCGTCCCGCGCGCACGACAGCGCTGATGCTGTTCGACACCGGGCCAGGCTACAAGAAAGACGACGGGCGCGAGGGATGGAACCGGCTCGCGGAAAGCATGGCGGTGGCGTACGAGAAAAAAGGACTCGCCGCCGCCGGCGCCAGCGCCGAAGTGAGCGTTGCCCGCCATCGCAGCGCGCAAGGGCTGGCGCATGCGGCGCGCGGGATGCTGGCGCAGAAGGACGCCCGCGTGATCGAATCGCTCCCGGCAATCACGCTGCCGACGCTGGTGCTGGTCGGCGAAAACGACAAGCAGTTCCGGCCGTCGGCCGATTACATGTCAGCAAAGATTCCCGGCGCGGAAAAAGTGATCCTCGAGCAAGCGGGTCACGCCGCCAATATCGATCGGCCCGCCGCGTTCAACGCCGCTGTGCGCGCATTCCTCGATCGTGTGACCGCGTAG
- a CDS encoding glycogen/starch/alpha-glucan phosphorylase, translating into MAVPPLSEVNRNLFNKLVDHHIRFSLAKRRGELSKHDWYRATALVVRDMLVEKMLATRLRFDRNNSKKLYYLSLEFLIGRSLENNLYNLGIIDTCRDFLAENGIDLQVLFDEEPDAALGNGGLGRLAACFLDSLATLDLPGYAYGINYEYGLFRQEIRGGYQVERPDAWQRETSPWLVARPEQSCRIPVYGRIEHRIDRNGEYNPAWVDRRELVGVPSDLPIAGFGGRTVNFVRLYSAGASDEFDMQIFNAGDYMKAVEQKMLSETISKVLYPSDAVAAGRELRLLQEYFFVACAVHDIVRVFVARGEDFSAFPSQVAIQLNDTHPALTIAELMRVFIDDYNLEWAVAWEITRDTVAYTNHTLLPEALERWPVSLLERVVPRHLQIIYEINRRFLAGAELVWRDDPERLKRVSIVQDGYEKHVRMAHLAIVGSHSVNGVSKLHTELVKTRLVPDFYQLWPERFSNKTNGVTQRRWLSMANPGLASLLDATIGAGWATDLAQLSAVEKFADDAEFQHRFGAIKRANKERLARIVNRLAEVDIDPAAMFDIQAKRIHEYKRQLLMALGIVHQYLRLVDDGVEPPVPRTYLLAGKAAPGYWAAKMIIKLINSLSQVINNDPKTRELIKVAFLPDYRVSLAEKIIPAADVSEQISTAGREASGTGNMKFAMNGALTVGTLDGANIEIREAVGAENIFIFGLTSGQIEELASNGGYRPRAYYEADPRLKRVLDELASDRFCPGEEGLFRWVRDALVNRDDYFLMADFGAYIDIQSQVSTEYQHPQLWTRKAILNLARIGAFSSDRAVAEYAREIWHLGQA; encoded by the coding sequence ATGGCTGTTCCTCCTCTTTCTGAAGTTAATCGCAACCTGTTCAACAAGCTGGTCGATCATCACATCCGTTTCTCGCTGGCCAAGCGGCGGGGCGAGTTGTCCAAGCATGACTGGTATCGCGCGACGGCGCTGGTGGTTCGCGACATGCTGGTCGAAAAAATGCTGGCGACGCGCTTGCGTTTCGATCGCAACAATTCCAAGAAGCTCTACTATCTGTCGCTCGAATTTCTGATCGGCCGCTCGCTGGAAAACAATCTCTACAACCTCGGCATCATCGACACCTGCCGCGATTTTCTGGCCGAAAACGGAATCGACCTGCAGGTCCTGTTCGATGAGGAGCCCGACGCGGCGCTGGGCAACGGCGGCCTGGGCCGGCTGGCTGCATGTTTTCTCGATTCGTTGGCGACGCTCGATCTGCCCGGCTACGCGTATGGCATCAACTACGAGTACGGGCTGTTCCGCCAGGAAATTCGCGGCGGTTACCAGGTCGAGCGACCCGACGCATGGCAGCGCGAAACCTCGCCGTGGCTGGTGGCGCGCCCGGAGCAGTCATGCCGGATTCCGGTTTACGGGCGAATCGAGCACCGCATCGATCGCAACGGCGAATACAATCCGGCCTGGGTGGATCGGCGCGAGTTGGTCGGGGTGCCGTCCGATCTGCCGATCGCGGGATTCGGCGGGCGCACGGTGAACTTTGTCCGCCTGTATTCAGCCGGCGCGTCCGATGAATTCGACATGCAGATCTTCAACGCCGGCGATTACATGAAAGCCGTCGAGCAGAAGATGCTTTCCGAGACCATCTCGAAGGTGCTGTACCCGTCCGACGCGGTGGCTGCGGGCCGCGAGCTCAGGCTATTGCAGGAATACTTCTTTGTGGCCTGCGCGGTGCACGATATAGTGCGGGTATTCGTCGCTCGTGGTGAAGACTTCAGTGCTTTCCCGTCGCAAGTGGCTATTCAGCTCAATGACACTCATCCCGCATTGACTATTGCGGAGTTGATGCGCGTTTTCATCGACGACTACAATCTCGAGTGGGCGGTGGCGTGGGAGATTACGCGCGACACGGTCGCATATACTAATCACACTCTTCTGCCTGAAGCGCTGGAGCGATGGCCGGTGAGCCTGCTTGAACGAGTCGTGCCGCGCCATCTGCAGATCATTTACGAGATCAATCGGCGCTTCCTGGCGGGCGCGGAGTTGGTTTGGCGCGACGATCCCGAACGCCTCAAGCGCGTTTCGATCGTCCAGGATGGCTACGAAAAACATGTCCGCATGGCGCATCTGGCGATCGTCGGCAGCCATTCGGTCAACGGCGTGTCAAAGTTGCACACCGAACTGGTCAAGACCCGCCTGGTGCCCGATTTTTATCAACTCTGGCCCGAGCGGTTCAGCAACAAGACCAACGGCGTCACGCAACGGCGATGGCTGTCGATGGCGAATCCGGGTCTTGCAAGCCTGCTCGACGCGACGATCGGTGCGGGATGGGCGACCGACCTCGCGCAGTTGAGCGCGGTCGAGAAATTCGCCGACGACGCCGAGTTTCAGCACCGCTTCGGGGCAATCAAGCGCGCCAACAAGGAGCGATTGGCCAGAATTGTGAATCGGCTTGCCGAGGTGGACATCGATCCTGCCGCGATGTTCGACATACAGGCCAAACGTATCCACGAATACAAACGCCAACTCCTGATGGCGCTGGGAATCGTGCATCAGTACCTGCGGCTGGTCGATGACGGCGTCGAACCGCCGGTGCCGCGCACCTACCTGCTCGCCGGCAAGGCGGCGCCCGGCTATTGGGCGGCGAAAATGATCATCAAGTTGATCAACAGCCTCAGTCAAGTGATCAACAACGATCCGAAGACGCGCGAATTGATCAAGGTTGCCTTCCTGCCGGACTACCGGGTCTCGCTCGCGGAAAAAATCATCCCCGCCGCCGACGTTTCCGAACAGATTTCCACTGCCGGCCGCGAAGCATCCGGCACCGGCAACATGAAGTTCGCGATGAATGGTGCGCTGACGGTGGGGACGCTCGATGGCGCCAATATCGAGATTCGCGAAGCCGTCGGCGCGGAAAATATATTCATTTTTGGCCTGACCTCCGGCCAGATCGAGGAACTCGCGTCGAACGGTGGCTATCGGCCGCGCGCCTACTACGAGGCTGACCCGCGACTCAAGCGGGTGCTCGATGAGTTGGCGTCCGATCGCTTTTGTCCCGGCGAGGAGGGACTGTTCAGGTGGGTTCGCGACGCGCTGGTCAACCGCGATGACTATTTCCTGATGGCCGACTTCGGCGCATATATCGATATCCAGTCGCAGGTATCGACTGAGTATCAACATCCCCAGCTCTGGACGCGAAAGGCTATACTCAATCTCGCGCGGATTGGCGCGTTTTCGAGCGACCGGGCAGTTGCGGAATACGCTCGCGAGATATGGCATCTCGGCCAGGCATGA